Proteins found in one Solitalea lacus genomic segment:
- a CDS encoding PorP/SprF family type IX secretion system membrane protein, giving the protein MRSQLKTINKSVVLLILLLGGVVCSVQAQHNVSPAQFFFNQYQANAAMAGIDSGLNVNLSYSKHYDNMPGAPVSKWLSADYYLGRRVGLGLNVANHQAGLLNRTRAALSYAYHLPLNSNGQSLHFGISAAVENNSLPINDVNGNPNDPYLANYNSRGAYIDGDFGMAYTANALTVQVAIPTIRNYIVKDTYNTVDQGVLYSAASYKIGLGEKLNCLEPKLAYTMVKGNSDIWDAGVDLKWANNLADIQAVYHSTQSYTVGLGVKLLSRMQLLALYTSGTKALRTYTDGNLSLNMKVALFRRKM; this is encoded by the coding sequence ATGAGATCACAATTAAAAACTATAAATAAAAGTGTTGTATTATTAATCTTGTTGCTGGGCGGAGTTGTTTGTTCCGTTCAGGCTCAACACAATGTCAGTCCGGCGCAGTTTTTCTTTAATCAGTATCAAGCTAATGCAGCTATGGCAGGAATTGACTCAGGGTTAAATGTTAATCTTTCCTATAGTAAGCACTACGATAATATGCCTGGTGCTCCGGTCAGTAAGTGGCTTAGCGCCGATTATTACCTGGGCAGGCGAGTGGGACTTGGGCTGAATGTGGCCAATCACCAGGCCGGGCTGTTAAACCGCACACGTGCAGCCCTTTCTTATGCCTATCACTTACCATTGAACAGCAATGGGCAATCGCTGCATTTTGGTATTTCGGCTGCGGTGGAGAATAACAGTCTACCAATTAATGATGTGAACGGCAATCCGAACGATCCATATCTGGCTAATTATAATTCAAGAGGTGCTTACATTGACGGTGATTTTGGGATGGCCTATACTGCAAATGCATTAACCGTTCAGGTAGCTATACCGACTATTCGCAATTATATAGTGAAGGATACCTACAATACGGTTGACCAGGGTGTGCTTTATTCTGCAGCATCATATAAAATCGGGTTGGGTGAAAAATTAAATTGCCTGGAGCCAAAACTGGCTTATACAATGGTGAAAGGGAATAGTGATATTTGGGATGCAGGTGTTGATCTTAAGTGGGCCAACAATCTGGCGGATATCCAAGCGGTTTACCATTCTACCCAGAGCTATACCGTAGGCTTAGGTGTAAAGCTGCTTTCGCGTATGCAGTTGCTGGCCCTTTATACCTCGGGAACCAAAGCATTGAGAACCTATACAGATGGAAATCTTTCATTAAATATGAAAGTTGCTCTGTTTAGGCGAAAAATGTAA
- a CDS encoding patatin-like phospholipase family protein, translating into MGTFHLALSMAGTVSAGTYTGGTLVELNNWLANWQNIRTAKNGIKLKAIKDTANFKKGDLITIAKEEIPDHHVKIKTLTGASGGGISAALFMLGLTTDKVEEFLRDTWTEIDVRGMLDSDDLERKKIYSLLNVKPIDDLVQKLRNERWSSENYAEGLDYLSDNIEIFLTLASYEGIPFKISPVQANNVSYGIQKTHLDYIKFNFSKNQDFPDLSSIQYLPWGYQLFFRKNEYFKNDNNWLKLIESAPATAAFPFGFKPRSLKRLRKEYTGKLFYLGYTISGSKIDYSTLDPEWPCGNPDDDFEMEYIDGGTFNRDPHDLARASLMQSLGIKGQIPHDGINTNACVILLDPFPTNFDLQKKPGDTVIGIPSLFKQPQYFVGSTVDQGRFRPDWIEKAVDNTYYSRFFISPTRRDSANQEAALPLAAGLLGAFSGFLDQSFREHDYKLGRYNTYQFLSNYFCVPETNKEITYCQNASPATKEKYEAIGWYIPNNSNGLCQIIPRTEEPGLINSLQPPVWPSMSLDKWEELRAMALNRAKRLCDSMTDFSLPLEMIADPLIWHKYVKSRAEEQLNTIEKELIKYGLLRKEHNSFPS; encoded by the coding sequence ATGGGAACTTTTCATTTGGCCTTATCAATGGCCGGCACAGTATCAGCGGGTACTTATACTGGTGGCACCCTAGTAGAACTAAATAATTGGTTAGCTAATTGGCAAAATATCCGTACCGCTAAAAATGGAATTAAATTAAAAGCTATAAAAGATACCGCTAATTTCAAAAAAGGTGATTTAATTACAATCGCTAAAGAGGAAATACCTGATCATCATGTAAAAATAAAGACTCTCACAGGAGCATCTGGAGGGGGTATCAGTGCCGCATTATTTATGTTGGGGTTAACAACTGACAAAGTTGAAGAATTTCTAAGAGATACCTGGACGGAAATTGATGTCAGGGGAATGTTAGACTCGGATGATTTAGAGAGAAAAAAAATCTACTCACTTCTTAATGTTAAACCGATTGATGATTTGGTTCAAAAATTAAGAAATGAAAGGTGGTCGTCAGAAAATTATGCAGAAGGTCTTGATTACCTTTCTGATAATATTGAAATCTTCCTGACATTAGCTTCTTATGAGGGTATTCCATTTAAGATTTCTCCTGTTCAGGCGAATAATGTTTCTTATGGTATTCAAAAAACTCATTTAGACTATATAAAATTCAATTTTTCAAAAAACCAAGATTTCCCTGATCTTTCAAGTATTCAATATTTACCATGGGGGTATCAGCTCTTTTTCCGGAAAAACGAGTACTTTAAGAATGATAATAATTGGTTAAAACTTATTGAAAGCGCTCCTGCCACTGCAGCTTTCCCTTTTGGGTTTAAGCCTCGCTCGTTAAAGCGATTAAGAAAGGAGTATACTGGAAAATTATTTTATTTAGGTTATACCATTTCAGGATCCAAAATAGACTATTCAACTCTCGACCCGGAATGGCCGTGTGGCAACCCGGATGATGATTTTGAAATGGAATATATTGATGGGGGCACTTTTAATAGGGATCCGCATGATTTAGCCCGGGCGTCATTAATGCAATCTTTAGGCATAAAAGGCCAGATACCCCACGATGGTATAAATACAAATGCTTGTGTAATACTTTTAGACCCTTTCCCAACTAATTTTGATTTACAAAAAAAGCCTGGCGATACAGTAATCGGCATTCCTTCTTTATTTAAGCAACCTCAATATTTTGTTGGTTCAACTGTTGATCAAGGACGTTTCAGGCCTGATTGGATTGAAAAGGCTGTAGATAATACTTACTATTCCCGTTTTTTTATTTCTCCAACTCGTAGAGATTCAGCTAATCAAGAAGCTGCTTTGCCATTAGCGGCAGGGTTGTTAGGCGCATTTTCTGGCTTTTTAGATCAAAGCTTTAGAGAGCATGATTATAAATTGGGTCGATATAATACTTATCAATTCCTCTCAAATTACTTCTGTGTACCTGAAACAAATAAAGAAATTACCTATTGTCAAAACGCCTCTCCTGCAACCAAAGAAAAATATGAAGCAATAGGATGGTATATCCCTAATAATAGTAATGGGTTGTGTCAAATAATCCCAAGAACAGAAGAGCCTGGTTTAATAAATTCCTTACAGCCTCCGGTATGGCCCTCAATGTCATTGGATAAATGGGAAGAATTAAGAGCTATGGCATTAAATAGAGCCAAAAGGCTTTGTGACTCAATGACAGATTTTAGTTTGCCCTTAGAAATGATTGCAGATCCTTTGATTTGGCATAAATATGTAAAGTCCAGGGCTGAAGAGCAATTAAATACAATAGAGAAAGAGCTGATTAAATACGGATTACTTAGAAAAGAACATAATTCATTTCCTTCTTGA
- a CDS encoding peptidoglycan-binding protein, producing MSRQLILDMASSQNGVKESPANSNKTIYGQWYGLDGVKWCCIFVSWVYHHAGHSLESIDRPKGYQSCQSGFNFWKRNNCIVKKPQPGDIVLYDWTGNGICDHTGIFVKWMDPEKTVLQAWEGNTAQGNDSDGGQVMLRERKKNLVKAFVTPIALKEELPSFLNDILEKGDIGSDVTVLQKMLYDLDFKITVDGFFGSETENIIKQFQQMHSLSVTGIVTPELLGVIQEEVSSPAIPEKRITSGAFLKKGDSGNVVVSIQHALNSLGINPVLEEDGVFGNDTLAAVKAFQQKKNLKPDGIVGPATFAALGLKEV from the coding sequence ATGTCACGTCAATTAATATTAGATATGGCCTCTTCCCAAAATGGGGTCAAAGAAAGTCCTGCTAATTCCAATAAAACAATTTATGGTCAGTGGTATGGACTGGATGGAGTAAAGTGGTGCTGCATATTTGTTAGCTGGGTCTATCATCATGCAGGTCATTCACTGGAATCAATAGATAGGCCAAAGGGCTATCAATCGTGTCAATCGGGGTTTAATTTTTGGAAAAGAAATAACTGTATAGTAAAAAAACCTCAGCCAGGTGACATTGTTTTGTATGATTGGACTGGCAATGGAATCTGTGATCACACTGGAATCTTTGTAAAGTGGATGGACCCTGAAAAAACTGTACTACAAGCTTGGGAGGGAAATACAGCTCAAGGCAATGATAGCGATGGTGGTCAGGTGATGTTGAGGGAAAGGAAAAAAAACTTAGTGAAAGCTTTTGTTACTCCCATTGCATTGAAGGAGGAATTGCCTTCTTTTCTCAATGATATTTTAGAAAAGGGTGACATAGGAAGTGATGTTACTGTTCTTCAGAAAATGCTTTATGATTTGGACTTTAAAATTACTGTTGATGGCTTTTTTGGTTCAGAAACAGAAAATATCATTAAACAGTTTCAGCAAATGCACTCCTTGTCCGTTACAGGTATTGTAACGCCGGAATTGTTGGGTGTTATACAGGAAGAAGTGTCCTCGCCCGCTATTCCTGAGAAAAGAATTACAAGTGGGGCTTTTCTTAAAAAGGGGGATAGCGGTAATGTGGTAGTAAGTATTCAGCATGCCCTCAATAGTTTGGGTATTAATCCTGTTCTTGAAGAAGACGGTGTGTTTGGCAATGATACCCTGGCTGCTGTTAAAGCTTTTCAGCAAAAAAAGAATTTGAAACCAGATGGAATTG